A genomic stretch from Telopea speciosissima isolate NSW1024214 ecotype Mountain lineage chromosome 7, Tspe_v1, whole genome shotgun sequence includes:
- the LOC122668730 gene encoding probable pectinesterase 53, producing FKPNTLSHQRNPTEEVGREAFITKYNPYPICRTAIHEVGKVCWKSQTLPVLHGKEQTLPSYTLIVHKNPAAGDFTTIQAAIKSLPFINLVRVVIKVNAGVYTEKVNIPPLKSFVTIEGAGADKTIVQSGETAQTIGSKGQPIGIFNSATFAINSPYFIAKNLTFKNTTPLPPPGASGKQAVALRISADTAAFWGCKFLGAQDTLYDHLGRHYYKDCYIEGSVDFTWADTITRAWGTFSRVVFAYTYMDDIILPKGWFNWGDPNREMTVFYGQYKCTGPGAINAGRVSWSRELTDEEAKPFISLSFIDGSEWINLLQRGGFSFLISLPCSLLLPCVK from the exons TTCAAGCCAAACACACTGTCACACCAAAGGAATCCGACCGAAGAAGTCGGCAGGGAAGCGTTTATCACCAAATATAACCCATACCCAATTTGCAGAACAGCAATTCATGAAGTGGGTAAAGTTTGTTGGAAGTCTCAGACACTCCCTGTTCTCCACGGCAAAGAACAAACTCTTCCTTCTTATACTCTTATCGTCCATAAGAACCCCGCAGCTGGAGATTTTACAACAATTCAAGCCGCCATCAAGTCTCTTCCCTTTATTAATCTTGTGAGAGTTGTTATTAAGGTCAATGCAGGAGTATATAC GGAGAAAGTGAATATACCACCATTGAAATCTTTCGTAACCATAGAAGGAGCAGGTGCTGACAAAACCATAGTTCAATCGGGAGAGACAGCTCAAACAATTGGGTCTAAAGGGCAGCCTATTGGTATCTTCAATTCTGCAACATTTGCAATAAATTCCCCTTATTTCATAGCAAAAAACCTTACTTTTAAG AACACAACACCTCTTCCCCCACCAGGAGCTTCTGGAAAGCAAGCAGTAGCACTTAGGATATCAGCAGATACTGCAGCCTTTTGGGGTTGTAAATTCTTGGGAGCTCAAGATACACTGTATGATCACCTGGGCAGACACTATTACAAGGATTGCTATATTGAAGGTTCTGTAGATTTCACCTGGGCAGACACTATTACACGGGCATGGGGTACCTTCTCTAGGGTTGTCTTTGCTTATACATATATGGACGATATTATCCTTCCCAAAGGCTGGTTTAACTGGGGAGACCCCAACAGGGAAAT GACCGTATTCTATGGACAGTACAAGTGCACTGGACCAGGAGCAATCAATGCAGGAAGAGTTTCATGGTCGAGAGAATTGACTGATGAGGAGGCCAAGCCTTTTATTTCTCTGAGTTTCATTGACGGATCAGAGTGGATCAATTTGTTACAGAGGGGTGGCTtctctttcttaatttctttgCCCTGCTCCCTATTACTCCCTTGTGTAAAATGA